In a single window of the Mesorhizobium shangrilense genome:
- a CDS encoding ferritin-like domain-containing protein, with protein sequence MGFFSKDIKSLDDLFVHTLRDIYYAEQQIEKALPKMIEKATDPQLKAGFQEHLTQTKGHIARVEKVFEMHGVKAKGVDCPAIDGILKEADEVSGDIADKQVLDAALIASAQAVEHYEMTRYGTLIAWAKQLGRSDCASVLMENLKEEEATDKKLSQLAESKVNLKAAE encoded by the coding sequence ATGGGCTTCTTTTCTAAGGATATCAAAAGCTTGGACGACCTTTTCGTGCACACCCTGCGCGACATCTACTATGCCGAGCAGCAGATCGAAAAGGCTTTGCCCAAGATGATCGAGAAGGCAACCGATCCGCAGCTCAAGGCAGGCTTCCAGGAGCACCTGACCCAAACCAAGGGCCACATCGCGCGTGTGGAGAAAGTGTTTGAGATGCACGGCGTCAAGGCCAAGGGCGTAGACTGTCCGGCCATCGACGGCATTCTCAAGGAGGCGGACGAGGTAAGCGGAGACATCGCCGACAAGCAGGTGCTCGACGCCGCGCTCATCGCTTCGGCGCAGGCGGTGGAACACTATGAGATGACGCGCTACGGGACGTTGATCGCCTGGGCCAAGCAGCTCGGCCGCAGCGATTGCGCCAGCGTACTCATGGAAAACCTCAAGGAGGAGGAAGCGACCGACAAGAAGCTCTCGCAGTTGGCCGAGAGCAAGGTCAACCTGAAGGCGGCCGAGTAG
- a CDS encoding amino acid synthesis family protein codes for MPSVEVRKFVTQVEEIWHEGGPAAAAPLLRGSIAAVVKNPYAGRYVEEITSFMEDLKPLGLDMAKRLLAALGGNVERIEGYGKGAIVGAAGELEHGALWHVPGGYAMRELLGGAKAIVPSTKKVGGLGAQIDIPITHKDASYVRSHFDAVEVRISDAPRADELMLVLAMTCGPRVHARAGGLAVSEIKGEDGLR; via the coding sequence ATGCCCAGCGTCGAAGTCCGCAAGTTCGTCACCCAGGTCGAAGAGATCTGGCATGAGGGAGGCCCCGCGGCGGCCGCCCCGCTGCTCCGCGGCTCCATCGCAGCCGTCGTCAAAAACCCCTATGCCGGCCGCTACGTCGAGGAAATCACCAGCTTCATGGAAGACCTGAAGCCGCTCGGCCTCGACATGGCGAAGCGGCTCCTGGCTGCGCTCGGCGGGAATGTCGAGCGGATCGAGGGCTACGGGAAAGGCGCCATCGTCGGCGCGGCGGGTGAACTCGAACACGGCGCGCTCTGGCACGTGCCCGGCGGATACGCCATGCGCGAGCTTCTCGGCGGCGCCAAGGCGATCGTTCCCTCCACCAAGAAAGTCGGCGGTCTGGGCGCGCAGATCGATATCCCGATCACGCACAAGGACGCCTCCTACGTGCGCAGCCATTTCGACGCCGTCGAGGTCCGCATCAGCGACGCGCCACGCGCCGACGAGCTCATGCTGGTTCTGGCCATGACTTGCGGCCCACGGGTGCATGCGCGCGCCGGCGGCCTGGCGGTTTCCGAGATCAAGGGAGAGGACGGATTGCGATGA
- a CDS encoding nucleoside hydrolase: MERIILDVDSAGDDILAVLFAAASPHLKLEGITTVTGAAGGIEQVTNVVLNTLSLAGREDIPVAAGAWCPIVGHDKADMEAPVHFEKRLIARFGDRLKDFNPKAPQPTHKAIDKHAVDFIIDMARANPGEITLVTTGPLTNAAMALLQEPGLTKLLKRLVVLGGTFTTPGNITPVTEYNIWADPEASRIVLNADIDKILVPLDVCEDNRAATGMMSRDDLADMRAVAKDNAVVAMIDRVFPIYIDIWREFFDLVAFPMDDVITVALAFQPDLCRMTEPLFVDVVLDGRIARGQTVAYRGRQILPGGGPKTTRICTDIDGRRFMQMFKDTMTKYERAGDAA; the protein is encoded by the coding sequence ATGGAACGCATCATTCTCGACGTCGATTCGGCGGGCGACGACATCCTCGCCGTCCTCTTCGCCGCGGCGTCACCGCATCTGAAACTGGAAGGCATCACCACGGTCACCGGCGCGGCCGGCGGCATCGAGCAGGTGACCAATGTCGTGCTCAACACGCTTTCGCTGGCTGGCCGTGAGGACATTCCGGTCGCGGCGGGCGCATGGTGTCCGATCGTCGGTCATGACAAGGCCGACATGGAAGCGCCGGTGCATTTCGAGAAGCGCCTCATCGCCCGCTTCGGGGACCGCCTGAAGGACTTCAACCCCAAGGCCCCGCAGCCGACCCACAAGGCGATCGACAAGCACGCCGTCGACTTCATCATCGACATGGCGCGCGCCAATCCGGGCGAGATCACGCTGGTCACCACCGGGCCGCTCACCAACGCCGCGATGGCGCTGCTGCAGGAGCCCGGGCTGACGAAGCTGCTCAAGCGCCTCGTCGTGCTCGGCGGCACCTTCACCACGCCGGGCAACATCACGCCCGTCACCGAATACAACATCTGGGCCGACCCGGAAGCCTCGCGCATCGTGCTCAATGCCGACATCGACAAGATCCTGGTGCCGCTCGACGTCTGCGAGGACAACCGCGCGGCCACCGGCATGATGTCGCGCGACGACCTCGCCGACATGCGCGCCGTCGCCAAGGACAACGCGGTCGTCGCCATGATCGACCGCGTGTTCCCGATCTACATCGACATCTGGCGGGAGTTCTTCGACCTCGTCGCCTTCCCGATGGACGACGTCATCACCGTCGCGCTGGCGTTCCAGCCTGACCTCTGCCGCATGACCGAACCGCTCTTCGTCGATGTCGTCCTCGACGGGCGCATCGCGCGCGGCCAGACGGTGGCCTATCGCGGCCGCCAGATCCTCCCCGGCGGAGGGCCGAAGACGACCCGCATCTGCACGGATATCGACGGCCGCCGCTTCATGCAGATGTTCAAGGATACCATGACGAAGTACGAGCGTGCGGGAGACGCAGCATGA
- a CDS encoding cysteine hydrolase family protein gives MSLDVFSSHRNVERIALDPQRAAVIVVDMINEFCKPGGKMVLPGYETLVPPQLAVIEAARKAGAPVIWVHDSHRKNMRRDREFLKRTPHCEAGTWAVEIIDDLGARDDEIHVDKHRYSSFFQTDLDVTLKDMMVDQVIVFGVVTNICVRSTVHDAFFNGYEVVVPHDCCAATGPREQESTLYDISTHFGIVTDAKSVVAALSKGGVIENMDIAA, from the coding sequence ATGTCCTTAGATGTCTTTTCCTCGCATCGGAATGTTGAGCGCATCGCGCTCGACCCGCAGCGCGCAGCGGTGATCGTGGTCGACATGATCAACGAGTTCTGCAAGCCGGGCGGCAAGATGGTGCTCCCCGGCTACGAGACGCTGGTGCCGCCGCAGCTGGCCGTCATCGAGGCAGCCCGCAAGGCGGGCGCCCCGGTGATCTGGGTGCATGACAGCCACCGCAAGAACATGCGGCGCGACCGCGAGTTCCTGAAGCGGACGCCGCATTGCGAAGCCGGCACCTGGGCGGTCGAGATCATCGACGACCTCGGCGCGCGCGACGACGAGATCCACGTAGACAAGCACCGTTATTCGTCGTTCTTCCAGACCGATCTCGACGTGACGCTGAAGGACATGATGGTCGACCAGGTTATCGTGTTCGGTGTGGTCACCAATATCTGCGTGCGCTCGACCGTCCACGACGCCTTCTTCAACGGTTACGAGGTCGTCGTGCCGCATGACTGCTGCGCGGCCACCGGTCCGCGCGAGCAGGAAAGCACGCTCTACGACATCTCCACGCATTTCGGCATCGTCACCGACGCCAAGAGCGTGGTCGCCGCCCTGTCGAAGGGCGGGGTCATCGAGAACATGGACATCGCCGCGTGA
- a CDS encoding 3-keto-5-aminohexanoate cleavage protein has translation MSSRKVIITCAVTGSIHTPSMTPHLPVTAAEIADAAIGAAEAGAAIIHLHARKPETGEPDQSLEAFRPFLGVIKQRVGAVLNITTGGASTMTIEERLQPALHFQPEVASLNMGTMNFGLFPMLGRFKEFKHSWERPYLEGTKSRIFRNTFEDIETILTRCADNDTRFEIECYDIGHLYTCAHFVERGLIKPPFFIQSVFGILGGIGTHPEDVAHMKRTADRLFGADYRWSVLGAGRMQMPIAMQSVILGGNVRVGLEDSIWAGKGRLAASNAEQVGIARKLIEDLGMEIATPEEARAMLNLKGGSNVNF, from the coding sequence TTGTCCAGCCGCAAAGTCATCATCACCTGCGCCGTCACCGGCTCCATCCACACGCCATCGATGACGCCGCATCTTCCGGTGACCGCCGCGGAGATCGCCGACGCGGCCATCGGCGCGGCCGAGGCCGGCGCGGCGATCATCCACCTGCATGCCCGCAAGCCCGAGACAGGCGAGCCGGATCAGTCGCTGGAGGCGTTCCGTCCGTTCCTCGGGGTCATCAAGCAGCGGGTCGGCGCCGTCCTCAACATCACCACCGGCGGCGCCTCGACGATGACCATCGAGGAACGGCTGCAGCCGGCTCTCCACTTCCAGCCGGAGGTGGCCTCGCTCAACATGGGCACGATGAACTTCGGGCTGTTTCCGATGCTGGGGCGCTTCAAGGAGTTCAAGCATTCGTGGGAGCGCCCCTATCTCGAGGGTACGAAGAGCCGCATCTTCCGCAACACCTTCGAGGACATCGAGACGATCCTCACGCGCTGCGCCGACAACGACACGCGCTTCGAGATCGAATGCTACGACATCGGCCACCTCTACACCTGCGCGCATTTCGTCGAGCGCGGGCTGATCAAGCCGCCCTTCTTCATCCAGAGCGTGTTCGGCATCCTTGGCGGCATCGGCACGCATCCCGAGGACGTGGCCCACATGAAGCGCACCGCCGATCGCCTGTTCGGCGCGGACTATCGCTGGTCGGTGCTCGGCGCCGGACGCATGCAGATGCCGATCGCCATGCAGTCGGTGATCCTCGGCGGCAACGTGCGGGTCGGACTGGAGGATTCCATCTGGGCGGGCAAGGGTCGGCTGGCCGCCAGCAATGCCGAGCAGGTCGGCATCGCGCGCAAACTGATCGAGGACCTCGGCATGGAGATCGCGACCCCCGAAGAGGCGCGCGCCATGCTGAACCTGAAAGGCGGCAGCAACGTCAACTTCTGA
- a CDS encoding ABC transporter ATP-binding protein: MPLAIELKSITKRFGAFVANEDVNLAVERGKIHAIIGENGAGKTTLMNILFGLLQPDEGEIWIDGKQLVLPNPSVAIDAGIGMVHQHFKLVPSLSVAENVFLGMEIVRNGMIDHAAQIAKTAELSKQFGLQVDATERVGLLSVGIEQRIEILKVLVRGARTIILDEPTAVLTPQESRELFQTLRGFVAQGMTVIFISHHLEEVMEVSDSVTVLRHGKVIDTRPTKGLSKSELVQMMVGRTVSFDRRPREAQNGPSVLQVRDLWARDDRRLPAVTGVSFDVRAGEIVGIAGVAGNGQTELAEVISGLRPESHGLVSLDGKPLNGLSTREIRHAGLAHVPGDRMVRGVNRNASIAQNVLMGRQDQEPWSRRGIISRRYLHEQTETLIKRFDIRTRSADSPVKSLSGGNIQKVVLAREFSGDPRFLLIDQPTRGVDIGAQEAIHAEIMKQREDGRAILLISVQLDELIALADRILVMFAGRIMGELDGNNVSEEELGFMMAGASRDEAAARAEVAQ; the protein is encoded by the coding sequence ATGCCCCTTGCCATCGAACTGAAATCCATAACCAAGCGCTTCGGCGCGTTCGTCGCGAACGAGGACGTGAACCTCGCCGTCGAGCGCGGCAAGATTCACGCCATCATTGGCGAGAACGGCGCCGGCAAGACCACGCTGATGAACATCCTTTTCGGGCTGCTGCAGCCCGACGAGGGCGAGATCTGGATCGACGGCAAGCAGCTGGTGCTGCCCAATCCCTCGGTCGCCATCGACGCCGGGATCGGCATGGTGCACCAGCATTTCAAGCTGGTGCCGTCGCTGAGCGTGGCCGAAAACGTGTTTCTCGGCATGGAGATCGTGCGGAACGGCATGATCGACCATGCCGCCCAGATCGCCAAGACCGCCGAGTTGTCAAAGCAGTTCGGGCTTCAGGTGGACGCCACCGAGCGCGTCGGCCTGCTGTCCGTCGGCATCGAGCAGCGCATCGAAATCCTGAAGGTTCTGGTTCGCGGCGCGCGCACCATCATCCTCGACGAGCCGACCGCGGTGCTGACGCCGCAGGAAAGCCGCGAACTTTTCCAGACGCTGCGCGGCTTCGTCGCTCAGGGCATGACCGTGATCTTCATCTCGCACCACCTCGAGGAGGTGATGGAGGTGTCGGATTCGGTCACCGTGCTGCGCCACGGCAAGGTCATAGACACCCGCCCGACCAAGGGGCTCAGCAAGTCGGAACTGGTCCAGATGATGGTCGGCCGCACCGTCAGCTTCGATCGGCGACCGCGCGAGGCCCAGAACGGTCCGAGCGTGCTCCAGGTCCGCGACCTTTGGGCGCGCGACGACCGCCGGCTCCCGGCGGTGACGGGCGTGTCCTTCGACGTGAGGGCGGGCGAGATCGTCGGCATCGCCGGCGTCGCCGGCAACGGCCAGACCGAACTCGCCGAAGTGATCAGCGGCCTTCGCCCCGAGAGCCACGGGCTGGTCAGCCTCGACGGAAAGCCGCTGAATGGCCTGTCGACGCGAGAGATCCGCCATGCGGGGCTCGCCCACGTGCCGGGCGACCGCATGGTGCGCGGCGTCAACCGCAACGCCTCGATCGCGCAGAACGTGCTGATGGGGCGGCAGGACCAGGAACCCTGGTCGCGCCGGGGCATCATCTCGCGCCGCTACCTGCACGAGCAGACCGAGACACTGATCAAGCGCTTCGACATCCGTACCCGCAGCGCGGACTCGCCGGTGAAGAGCCTGTCGGGCGGCAACATCCAGAAGGTCGTGCTGGCCCGCGAATTTTCGGGCGACCCCCGCTTCCTGCTCATCGACCAGCCGACGCGCGGCGTCGACATCGGCGCGCAGGAGGCAATCCACGCCGAGATCATGAAACAGCGCGAGGACGGGCGGGCCATTCTGCTGATCTCCGTGCAACTCGACGAACTGATCGCGCTCGCCGATCGCATCCTCGTGATGTTCGCGGGGCGCATCATGGGCGAGCTCGACGGCAATAACGTAAGCGAAGAGGAGCTTGGCTTCATGATGGCAGGCGCAAGCCGCGATGAAGCGGCCGCTCGGGCGGAGGTGGCGCAATGA
- a CDS encoding ABC transporter permease — MEILERIINVSLFVATLRTTAPILLVALGGSFTTKAGIFNIGLEGQMLVGAFFAVIGTIFFGSPWIGVLCGVLAALVLAYVFALLVVTFKANEVVVGLALNILAGGMTISLMKAIFGTRGSIFGHGLVGLPAVKLPFAKELGWFGQLISGYTPLVYVAFILVPLLILFYKRTKLGLYIRVVGEKPEAAEALGISITRIRYTASLLCGLLAGLAGAHLSLGYTTMFTENMSSGRGFMAVAILIFSAGDPWRILLGCLLFGFSDALALRLQTFGVSSYLVLAVPYLVALTALFALSYRARPKIIRETLDSMRRVLTVKPAPETKS; from the coding sequence GTGGAAATTCTAGAGCGCATCATCAACGTTTCGCTCTTCGTCGCGACGCTCCGCACCACGGCGCCGATCCTGTTGGTCGCGCTCGGCGGTTCGTTCACCACGAAGGCGGGCATCTTCAACATCGGCCTCGAGGGCCAGATGCTGGTCGGCGCCTTCTTCGCCGTCATTGGCACCATCTTCTTCGGCTCGCCCTGGATCGGCGTGCTGTGCGGGGTGCTCGCTGCGCTGGTGCTGGCCTATGTCTTCGCGCTGCTCGTCGTCACCTTCAAGGCGAACGAGGTGGTGGTGGGCCTGGCGCTCAACATCCTCGCAGGCGGCATGACGATCTCGCTGATGAAGGCGATCTTCGGCACGCGCGGCTCGATCTTCGGCCATGGCCTGGTGGGCCTGCCGGCGGTGAAGCTGCCCTTTGCGAAGGAACTCGGCTGGTTCGGCCAGCTGATCTCCGGCTATACGCCGCTGGTCTACGTCGCCTTCATCCTGGTGCCGCTGCTGATCCTCTTCTACAAGCGCACCAAGCTGGGGCTCTATATCCGCGTGGTCGGCGAGAAGCCGGAGGCGGCCGAGGCGCTTGGCATCTCGATCACGCGTATCCGCTATACCGCCTCGCTGCTGTGCGGCCTGCTGGCGGGCCTCGCCGGCGCTCATCTGTCGCTCGGCTACACCACGATGTTCACCGAGAATATGTCGTCGGGCCGCGGCTTCATGGCCGTCGCCATCCTCATCTTCTCGGCGGGCGATCCGTGGCGGATCCTGCTCGGCTGCCTGCTCTTCGGCTTCTCCGATGCGCTGGCGCTACGTCTGCAGACCTTCGGCGTCTCGTCCTACCTGGTGCTGGCGGTGCCCTATCTCGTGGCGCTCACTGCGCTCTTCGCGCTCTCCTATCGGGCTCGCCCGAAGATCATCAGGGAGACGCTGGACAGCATGCGGCGCGTGCTGACGGTCAAGCCTGCGCCAGAGACGAAATCGTAA
- a CDS encoding MarR family winged helix-turn-helix transcriptional regulator gives MSLNAKPDQESGAADKPPMTRAEVLAVYEASGYDLGRHPAHMIRRAHQRATFCFQQVLSGQDLTPTQVAVLATLLKHGEVSQNHLGRLTAMDPSTISIVVRKLLKIGLIQRRPTKKDQRLAMIKLTDEGNRYAIERLADSMEVARRVLAPLSSEEQQTLLSLLHRIGDGDDEFA, from the coding sequence GTGAGCTTGAACGCCAAGCCGGATCAGGAGAGCGGTGCGGCTGACAAGCCGCCGATGACGCGGGCGGAGGTGCTGGCCGTCTACGAGGCGTCCGGCTACGACCTCGGCAGGCATCCGGCGCACATGATCCGGCGCGCGCACCAGCGCGCCACCTTCTGCTTCCAGCAGGTGTTGAGCGGGCAGGACCTAACCCCGACGCAGGTCGCCGTGCTGGCGACGCTGCTGAAGCATGGCGAGGTGTCGCAGAATCATCTCGGCCGGCTCACCGCGATGGATCCCTCGACGATCAGCATCGTGGTGCGCAAGCTTCTGAAGATCGGCCTCATCCAGCGGCGGCCGACCAAGAAGGACCAAAGGCTCGCCATGATCAAGCTGACCGACGAGGGCAATCGATACGCGATCGAACGCCTCGCCGACAGCATGGAGGTCGCGCGCCGGGTGCTGGCGCCGCTCTCCTCCGAGGAACAGCAGACGCTTCTTTCGCTGCTCCACCGGATCGGCGACGGTGACGACGAATTCGCCTGA
- a CDS encoding ABC transporter permease: MSDRMAALSGQALAILLALILGALVILAIDENPLHVLDTLLRGAFGSPERIAGTLLQATPILVCGIAACISLRGGLFNIGIEGQLFMGGFAATWVGFSFGMPPILHMLVAIVVAALAGMAWIAIPAFFRARYNANEVVSTILANYVAILMTSYLTISVFKKPGGQSETPPIFESAYLPELFSFSRLNWGLIIGLVLAVAVHYFFLRTSRGYSVSEMGANPKFAEYGGIDIKRQVFFVLLVSGAVGGLAGGIEALGVHHRFMEGFAPGFGFDGVIAALLANGNPIGTIFTAIFFGALRSGSLMLEVDTTASREIITVVQALIILAVSAQVTIRRKAGDSTAGERRWKF, translated from the coding sequence ATGAGCGACCGCATGGCGGCCCTTTCAGGCCAGGCACTGGCGATCCTGTTGGCGCTGATCCTTGGCGCGCTCGTGATCCTCGCAATCGACGAGAACCCGCTGCACGTCCTCGATACGCTGCTTCGCGGCGCCTTCGGCAGTCCGGAACGCATCGCCGGGACGCTGCTCCAGGCGACGCCGATCCTGGTCTGCGGCATCGCCGCGTGCATTTCCCTGCGCGGCGGCCTGTTCAACATCGGCATCGAGGGGCAGCTCTTCATGGGGGGCTTCGCAGCCACCTGGGTCGGCTTCTCGTTCGGCATGCCGCCGATCCTCCACATGCTGGTCGCGATCGTCGTGGCGGCGCTGGCCGGCATGGCGTGGATTGCGATCCCGGCCTTCTTCCGCGCCCGCTACAACGCCAACGAGGTGGTCTCGACCATCCTTGCGAACTACGTCGCGATCCTGATGACGTCCTACCTCACGATCAGCGTCTTCAAGAAGCCTGGCGGCCAGTCCGAAACGCCGCCGATCTTTGAGTCGGCCTACCTGCCGGAGCTGTTCTCGTTCTCGCGGTTGAACTGGGGCCTGATCATCGGGCTCGTGCTTGCTGTCGCTGTGCACTACTTCTTCCTGCGCACGTCGCGCGGCTACTCGGTCTCCGAGATGGGCGCCAATCCGAAGTTCGCCGAGTATGGCGGCATCGACATCAAGCGGCAGGTGTTCTTCGTCCTGCTGGTGTCGGGCGCGGTCGGCGGCCTGGCCGGCGGCATCGAGGCCCTCGGCGTCCACCACCGCTTCATGGAAGGTTTTGCGCCAGGCTTCGGCTTCGACGGCGTCATCGCCGCGCTGCTCGCCAACGGCAATCCGATCGGCACCATCTTCACCGCCATCTTCTTCGGCGCGCTGCGCAGCGGCTCGCTGATGCTGGAGGTCGACACAACGGCCTCGCGCGAGATCATCACGGTGGTGCAGGCGCTGATCATCCTCGCCGTATCCGCCCAGGTCACCATCCGCCGCAAGGCCGGCGACAGCACCGCAGGGGAGCGCCGGTGGAAATTCTAG
- a CDS encoding nucleoside hydrolase, giving the protein MTATPILFDCDPGHDDAIALVMAHRSPAIEILGITTTCGNSELEKTTANCLRILEFIGANDVPVAQGCDRPLARPLVLGTADGPSGLEGSPYLPPAKKQVVDQHAVDFLAEKLAAQPEPIQVVATGPLTNIGLLVLKHPQVLSKIKNLIWMGGVFYRKSEIITPTEFNAFCDPEALKIVLDSGIPITMLGLDVTMQVLVEAPQFAELEKIDSPLGKVVVDWLKFYEKLHRNSMGVGGALHDPLVIAAVIDPTLIRTKPVHIGVNLAAGYSFGATVADFWNERGEKPNASIAYEVDSDRFFDLLYSLLRD; this is encoded by the coding sequence ATGACCGCCACCCCGATCCTCTTCGATTGCGACCCCGGTCACGATGACGCCATCGCGCTGGTCATGGCGCATCGTTCGCCGGCTATCGAGATCCTCGGTATCACGACGACCTGCGGCAATTCCGAGCTTGAGAAGACCACGGCGAACTGCCTGCGCATCCTCGAGTTCATCGGGGCGAACGATGTGCCGGTGGCGCAGGGCTGCGACCGTCCGTTGGCGCGTCCGCTGGTGCTCGGCACCGCTGACGGCCCAAGCGGCCTTGAAGGCTCGCCCTACCTGCCGCCGGCGAAGAAGCAGGTCGTCGACCAGCACGCCGTTGATTTTCTCGCCGAGAAGCTGGCTGCGCAGCCGGAGCCGATCCAGGTGGTTGCGACGGGCCCACTCACCAACATCGGCCTCTTGGTGCTGAAGCACCCGCAGGTGCTGTCCAAGATCAAGAACCTGATCTGGATGGGCGGCGTGTTCTACCGCAAGAGCGAGATCATCACGCCGACCGAATTCAACGCCTTCTGCGATCCCGAAGCGCTGAAGATCGTGCTCGACAGCGGCATTCCGATCACCATGCTCGGTCTCGACGTCACCATGCAGGTGCTGGTTGAGGCGCCGCAGTTTGCCGAGCTTGAGAAGATCGACTCCCCGCTCGGCAAGGTTGTCGTCGACTGGCTGAAGTTCTATGAGAAGCTTCACCGCAACTCGATGGGGGTCGGCGGGGCGCTCCACGATCCGCTGGTCATCGCCGCCGTGATCGATCCGACCCTGATCCGCACCAAGCCGGTGCATATCGGGGTCAATCTGGCCGCGGGTTACTCCTTCGGCGCGACCGTTGCCGACTTCTGGAACGAGCGCGGCGAGAAACCGAACGCAAGCATCGCATATGAAGTGGATAGCGACCGCTTCTTCGATCTACTCTACAGCCTGCTCAGGGATTGA
- a CDS encoding amidohydrolase family protein, which translates to MAHDAPTGDGKPTRLVIRNIGLMLSGAIEKPILDADTIVCDNDRITAVGRFKDLDTEGATTTIDAKGSAIAPGLIDSHVHPVAGDWTPRQSQLSWIDSTLHGGVTTMISAGEVHTPGRPRDIVGLKAHAITSQRMFEAFRPSGVKVHAGAPVIEQGMVEDDFKELAAAGVKLLGEVGLGSVKDADTARQMVAWARKYGIQSTIHTGGPSIPGSGLIDKDVVLAADTDVIGHINGGHTALPDDQIRCICEGCKRGLELVHNGNERAALYTLRIAREMKELERVILGTDGPAGSGVQPLGIIRMVSMLSSLGDIPAEIAFCFATGNTARMRDLDCGLIEVGRAADFVLLDKAQHSAGKNLLESVQLGDIPGIGMTVIDGIVRTHRSRNTPPSSVMPELFGS; encoded by the coding sequence ATGGCTCATGATGCTCCCACCGGCGACGGCAAGCCGACCAGGCTGGTCATCCGCAACATCGGCCTGATGCTGTCGGGCGCCATCGAGAAACCCATCCTCGACGCCGACACCATCGTCTGTGACAACGACCGCATCACCGCCGTCGGCAGGTTCAAGGACCTGGACACCGAGGGCGCCACGACCACCATCGACGCCAAGGGCTCGGCGATCGCGCCGGGCCTGATCGACAGCCACGTGCATCCGGTCGCGGGCGACTGGACGCCGCGCCAGAGCCAGCTCTCCTGGATCGACTCCACGCTGCATGGCGGCGTCACCACCATGATTTCCGCCGGCGAGGTGCATACGCCCGGACGTCCGCGCGACATTGTAGGCCTGAAGGCGCACGCCATCACCTCGCAGCGCATGTTCGAAGCCTTCCGCCCCTCGGGCGTCAAGGTCCATGCCGGCGCACCCGTCATCGAGCAGGGCATGGTCGAGGACGATTTCAAGGAACTGGCCGCGGCGGGCGTCAAGCTGCTGGGCGAGGTGGGCCTCGGCTCGGTCAAGGATGCCGATACCGCCCGCCAGATGGTCGCCTGGGCGCGCAAGTACGGCATCCAGAGCACGATCCACACCGGCGGCCCGTCGATCCCCGGCTCCGGGCTGATCGACAAGGACGTGGTGCTGGCAGCCGATACCGATGTCATCGGCCATATCAATGGCGGCCACACGGCGCTGCCTGACGACCAGATCCGCTGCATCTGCGAAGGCTGCAAGCGCGGCCTGGAGCTGGTCCACAACGGCAACGAGCGCGCCGCCCTTTACACGTTGCGCATCGCCAGGGAGATGAAGGAACTCGAGCGCGTCATCCTGGGCACCGACGGGCCCGCCGGCTCGGGCGTGCAGCCGCTCGGCATAATCCGCATGGTCTCGATGCTGTCCTCGCTGGGCGACATCCCGGCCGAGATCGCCTTCTGCTTCGCCACCGGCAACACGGCACGCATGCGCGACCTGGACTGCGGCCTGATCGAGGTCGGCCGCGCTGCGGACTTCGTGCTGCTCGACAAGGCCCAGCATTCCGCCGGCAAGAACCTGCTGGAAAGCGTACAACTGGGCGACATCCCCGGCATCGGCATGACCGTCATCGACGGCATCGTCCGCACCCATCGCTCGCGCAACACGCCGCCGTCGAGCGTCATGCCGGAGCTGTTCGGGAGCTGA
- a CDS encoding amino acid synthesis family protein, producing the protein MNTSIRKIVTIVEETLIEGGKEVSPPTRRAAAVAIIDNPFAGKYVENLEPLFAVGEELGGLLAERAVAALGIPGEKVESFGKAACVGAEGELEHAAALLHPKLGAPFRKVLGKGAALIPSSKKRGGPGTPFDIPLGHKDAAFVRSHFDGMEVRVNDAPRENEIAVAIAVTDSGRPHPRVGGLLKSEIKGEDGLR; encoded by the coding sequence ATGAACACTTCGATCCGCAAGATCGTCACCATCGTCGAGGAAACGCTGATCGAGGGCGGCAAGGAGGTTTCACCTCCGACCCGCCGCGCGGCCGCCGTCGCCATCATCGACAATCCGTTTGCCGGCAAATATGTTGAAAACCTCGAGCCGCTGTTCGCTGTCGGCGAGGAGCTTGGCGGCCTGCTTGCGGAGCGCGCGGTCGCCGCGCTCGGCATTCCGGGCGAGAAGGTGGAAAGCTTCGGCAAGGCGGCTTGCGTCGGCGCAGAGGGCGAACTGGAGCATGCAGCTGCGCTCCTGCATCCCAAGCTCGGCGCACCGTTCCGCAAGGTGCTCGGCAAGGGCGCAGCGCTCATCCCCTCCTCCAAGAAGCGGGGTGGCCCCGGCACGCCGTTCGACATCCCGCTCGGCCACAAGGACGCCGCCTTTGTGCGGAGCCACTTCGATGGGATGGAAGTGCGCGTCAACGACGCGCCGCGCGAAAACGAGATCGCGGTGGCGATCGCCGTCACCGATTCCGGCCGCCCGCACCCGCGCGTCGGCGGGCTCCTGAAGAGCGAGATCAAGGGCGAAGACGGGCTGCGGTGA